Proteins encoded by one window of Haliotis asinina isolate JCU_RB_2024 chromosome 6, JCU_Hal_asi_v2, whole genome shotgun sequence:
- the LOC137287169 gene encoding uncharacterized protein isoform X1, with protein sequence MAETTDQTPLLPVREIFKDTFRKIYSGLNDLKDYIPDDAIRSYTEVTSQLKALEEHVKDLVVQRGSSVSEISLVNQADLPEEKWEPLGQGSFGAVFKVRYQGSDSAIKIFTTDASSKLREKDAETNLLRGLSHDNIIAYRGTGYVTTERLKELTQNGLELDDCGDSMRFIIMEYIERNLDTYVSRSKTPDAPGLTVQETWIIGQKIASALNYLHGKGIVHRDLKPDNILYDSGKRIVKVADFGLAWRNDFVNTKYVFGSTGSQRGLSLSSKMATPGSTRTYKHVRWGPPELFDEDSIKDVPALDRYKRGDIWCYGMIMAFLVTGQKPFANLMTEDIDRSDQEGTGVTPVRLPQNLQPELRVIIESCRQVKAEDRPTAHVLLGKYDKEMKETFLMAPEEQEFFTCAFMHKTDIFVADSCVSEHTEGFFKTRIRPQGYDHSFLLCPVQTEDAPYHPTPPTDEWDHFTAYNDSYAEFRKKAKNKEIDDNPFVSLKGLNIARPGAEEIQLLELRYVQSTYCHHRAMREVWMKELTPTERHVEVPCKAIVHPFYSTSFGLHVAILTNEGPGKHQKFIFCRRARRAGVSSPGVLTCGAVESCSINDFVDAPEGGGKRVDLVKTAARGLHEELGLELTGSDLDAITLNTVYLKFDTHEWGMCGFVDLTDDRISMDHSISSQNLEARFLGGAKDKFEHDAIVKIDFQLDTMVNFVFEKHHEFASSAKLVVVKVLQAFFGVDAVQRAFELKGE encoded by the exons ATGGCTGAGACAACGGATCAGACACCTTTGCTTCCTGTTAGAGAAATCTTCAAAGATACTTTTAGGAAAATATATTCTGGATTAAACGATCTCAAGGACTATATTCCGGATGACGCAATCAGGTCTTacacggaagtgacgtcacagcTGAAGGCGCTGGAGGAACATGTGAAAGATCTGGTAGTGCAGAGAGGATCGTCGGTATCCG AAATATCTCTTGTGAACCAAGCAGATCTCCCTGAGGAGAAATGGGAGCCGCTCGGTCAAGGTTCTTTCGGGGCGGTGTTCAAAGTCCGTTATCAGGGTAGTGATTCAGCCATCAAAATATTCACAACGGATGCGAGTTCCAAACTCAGGGAGAAAGATGCGGAAACCAATCTTCTCAG AGGCCTCAGTCACGACAACATCATCGCCTACAGGGGAACCGGATACGTTACTACCGAGAGACTGAAGGAACTCACCCAGAACGGCCTTGAACTTGATGATTGCGGGGACTCCATGCGGTTCATCATCATGGAGTACATTGAGAGAAACCTCGACACTTATGTTTCGCGGAGCAAAACACCCGATGCaccg GGCTTGACTGTTCAGGAGACATGGATAATTGGACAGAAAATCGCCAGTGCCCTGAACTATCTCCATGGTAAAGGAATCGTTCACAGAGATCTGAAGCCAGACAACATTCTG TATGACTCTGGAAAAAGGATCGTGAAGGTTGCCGACTTTGGCTTGGCTTGGAGAAACGATTTCGTCAACACAAAGTACGTGTTCGGTTCCACCGGCTCTCAACGGGGTTTGAGTCTCAGCTCTAAAATGGCCACGCCAGGATCTACG CGAACGTACAAACATGTACGATGGGGCCCACCTGAACTGTTTGACGAAGATTCAATAAAAG ATGTCCCGGCCCTTGACCGCTACAAGAGAGGAGACATTTGGTGTTACGGGATGATCATGGCGTTTCTCGTCACTGGGCAGAAACCCTTCGCCAACCTAATGACGGAGGACATTGATAGATCGGACCAGGAAGGAACTGGGGTAACTCCAGTTCGCCTTCCCCAGAACCTCCAGCCCGAGCTGAGAGTTATCATAGAGAGCTGCAGACAAGTCAAGGCTGAGGACAGACCCACTGCTCATGTGCTGCTGGGGAAATACGACAAAG AAATGAAAGAAACGTTCTTGATGGCACCGGAAGAGCAGGAATTTTTCACCTGTGCTTTTATGCACAAGACTGACATCTTCGTTGCTGATTCATGTGTATCTGAG CATACTGAAGGATTTTTCAAGACTAGGATTCGACCACAAGGATACGACCACTCGTTTCTCCTGTGTCCTGTGCAGACCGAGGATGCTCCGTATCACCCGACTCCACCTACAGATGAATGGGACCATTTCACAGCATACAACGATAGCTATGCTGAGTTCAGAAAGAAAGCCAAGAACAAGGAGATTGATGACAACCCATTCGTATCCCTGAAGGGCCTGAACATCGCCAGGCCAGGCGCCGAGGAAATCCAGCTCCTGGAGCTCAG GTATGTCCAGTCGACCTACTGCCACCACCGAGCTATGAGGGAGGTCTGGATGAAGGAACTGACCCCCACTGAACGCCATGTCGAGGTTCCCTGTAAGGCTATTGTTCATCCTTTCTATAGCACGTCCTTTGGCCTGCATGTGGCCATCCTGACCAACGAGGGACCGGGCAAACACCAAAAGTTCATATTCTGTCGGAGGGCAAGACGTGCAG GTGTCTCAAGTCCAGGTGTTCTTACATGTGGAGCTGTAGAGAGCTGCTCAATCAACGATTTCGTTGATGCACCGGAAGGTGGTGGTAAACGGGTTGATCTGGTCAAAACTGCCGCCAGAGGTCTCCACGAGGAGTTAGGCCTGGAACTGACTGGATCTGACCTCGATGCCATCACCCTTAATACCGTCTATCTCAAGTTTGACACTCACGAATGGGGAATGTGTGGATTTGTGGATCTCACTGATGACCGGATCAGCATGGACCATTCGATTAGCTCCCAAAACCTGGAAGCGAGATTTCTAGGTGGAGCCAAGGACAAATTTGAACATGATGCCATTGTAAAAATTGATTTCCAACTGGACACCATGGTCAATTTTGTCTTTGAGAAACACCATGAATTTGCCAGCTCAGCGAAGCTTGTAGTTGTGAAAGTGCTTCAGGCGTTTTTTGGTGTCGATGCTGTCCAACGAGCTTTTGAGTTGAAAGGGGAGTAA
- the LOC137287169 gene encoding uncharacterized protein isoform X2 produces MAETTDQTPLLPVREIFKDTFRKIYSGLNDLKDYIPDDAIRSYTEVTSQLKALEEHVKDLVVQRGSSVSEISLVNQADLPEEKWEPLGQGSFGAVFKVRYQGSDSAIKIFTTDASSKLREKDAETNLLRGLSHDNIIAYRGTGYVTTERLKELTQNGLELDDCGDSMRFIIMEYIERNLDTYVSRSKTPDAPGLTVQETWIIGQKIASALNYLHGKGIVHRDLKPDNILYDSGKRIVKVADFGLAWRNDFVNTKYVFGSTGSQRGLSLSSKMATPGSTRTYKHVRWGPPELFDEDSIKDVPALDRYKRGDIWCYGMIMAFLVTGQKPFANLMTEDIDRSDQEGTGVTPVRLPQNLQPELRVIIESCRQVKAEDRPTAHVLLGKYDKEMKETFLMAPEEQEFFTCAFMHKTDIFVADSCVSEHTEGFFKTRIRPQGYDHSFLLCPVQTEDAPYHPTPPTDEWDHFTAYNDSYAEFRKKAKNKEIDDNPFVSLKGLNIARPGAEEIQLLELRYVQSTYCHHRAMREVWMKELTPTERHVEVPCKAIVHPFYSTSFGLHVAILTNEGPGKHQKFIFCRRARRAVDTSLPKATLWSTLQHSDDITSLLQANFISRDRTCADSLIC; encoded by the exons ATGGCTGAGACAACGGATCAGACACCTTTGCTTCCTGTTAGAGAAATCTTCAAAGATACTTTTAGGAAAATATATTCTGGATTAAACGATCTCAAGGACTATATTCCGGATGACGCAATCAGGTCTTacacggaagtgacgtcacagcTGAAGGCGCTGGAGGAACATGTGAAAGATCTGGTAGTGCAGAGAGGATCGTCGGTATCCG AAATATCTCTTGTGAACCAAGCAGATCTCCCTGAGGAGAAATGGGAGCCGCTCGGTCAAGGTTCTTTCGGGGCGGTGTTCAAAGTCCGTTATCAGGGTAGTGATTCAGCCATCAAAATATTCACAACGGATGCGAGTTCCAAACTCAGGGAGAAAGATGCGGAAACCAATCTTCTCAG AGGCCTCAGTCACGACAACATCATCGCCTACAGGGGAACCGGATACGTTACTACCGAGAGACTGAAGGAACTCACCCAGAACGGCCTTGAACTTGATGATTGCGGGGACTCCATGCGGTTCATCATCATGGAGTACATTGAGAGAAACCTCGACACTTATGTTTCGCGGAGCAAAACACCCGATGCaccg GGCTTGACTGTTCAGGAGACATGGATAATTGGACAGAAAATCGCCAGTGCCCTGAACTATCTCCATGGTAAAGGAATCGTTCACAGAGATCTGAAGCCAGACAACATTCTG TATGACTCTGGAAAAAGGATCGTGAAGGTTGCCGACTTTGGCTTGGCTTGGAGAAACGATTTCGTCAACACAAAGTACGTGTTCGGTTCCACCGGCTCTCAACGGGGTTTGAGTCTCAGCTCTAAAATGGCCACGCCAGGATCTACG CGAACGTACAAACATGTACGATGGGGCCCACCTGAACTGTTTGACGAAGATTCAATAAAAG ATGTCCCGGCCCTTGACCGCTACAAGAGAGGAGACATTTGGTGTTACGGGATGATCATGGCGTTTCTCGTCACTGGGCAGAAACCCTTCGCCAACCTAATGACGGAGGACATTGATAGATCGGACCAGGAAGGAACTGGGGTAACTCCAGTTCGCCTTCCCCAGAACCTCCAGCCCGAGCTGAGAGTTATCATAGAGAGCTGCAGACAAGTCAAGGCTGAGGACAGACCCACTGCTCATGTGCTGCTGGGGAAATACGACAAAG AAATGAAAGAAACGTTCTTGATGGCACCGGAAGAGCAGGAATTTTTCACCTGTGCTTTTATGCACAAGACTGACATCTTCGTTGCTGATTCATGTGTATCTGAG CATACTGAAGGATTTTTCAAGACTAGGATTCGACCACAAGGATACGACCACTCGTTTCTCCTGTGTCCTGTGCAGACCGAGGATGCTCCGTATCACCCGACTCCACCTACAGATGAATGGGACCATTTCACAGCATACAACGATAGCTATGCTGAGTTCAGAAAGAAAGCCAAGAACAAGGAGATTGATGACAACCCATTCGTATCCCTGAAGGGCCTGAACATCGCCAGGCCAGGCGCCGAGGAAATCCAGCTCCTGGAGCTCAG GTATGTCCAGTCGACCTACTGCCACCACCGAGCTATGAGGGAGGTCTGGATGAAGGAACTGACCCCCACTGAACGCCATGTCGAGGTTCCCTGTAAGGCTATTGTTCATCCTTTCTATAGCACGTCCTTTGGCCTGCATGTGGCCATCCTGACCAACGAGGGACCGGGCAAACACCAAAAGTTCATATTCTGTCGGAGGGCAAGACGTGCAG